The genome window CTTCGACTGTCTCGGAGTTCAGCGAGTTGGCGGACAGTGATTCGTTGCTCTCGGGTGTCTCTTTATCTTCCAACTTGGATAAGTGGAAGTGGATCGCTGATGAAACGGGATTGTTCTCTTTAAATTCGTTTAAAGAATTATACCAGGTTCAAGCGGAACAGGATGCCGTCTGCCTTGTTAAGGGATGTAATTGGGTGCCCTACAAATGTAGAATTTTTGCTTGGAGAGCGGGGCTCGATCGTTTGCCCACTAAACAAGCCTTGGCTCGAAGGAACATCCTGTCTGGATCGGATGAATGTGTACTTTGCCAGGAAACATCGGAAACTGTCGATCATCTTTTTTCTGGGTGCCGGGTTGCGCTAAGAGTTTGGAGCAAAATCTCGTCTTGGATCAAAGTTCCCCCTATATTCGTGTTCAGCTTTAAGGATCTTATGGAAGTCTATAACACGATGGGCAGCGGAGCTGATCAGAAGAAGATCGTCCTTGGGATCATCATCGTTGGATGCTGGTGCATTTGGAGAGCAAGAAATAAAAAAACCTTTGACAATGGTAAGGGGGAGTGGTCTGAAATTGTTGGGGAGGTTAAGTCTCTATCTTTCTTTTGGTTCAAAAACAGGTCTAAGTGTAAGAAATTAGATTGGAAAGAATGGTGTAAATTCCcgttgtatatgttgtaattttgGGTGGTGCGGTCCTGCTTTTTTGTGTCAGGCCGGCCggtttttaatgaagttttcctttcaaaaaaaaagctGGATTGGTTACACTAGATTTTCTGTAAAACATGTTACATATTTTTTCATACACTACAAATTAAAAAACTCATAAAATCTAACTTCGAATATGTTACAGTtcataaaatctaaaaaatttaTTGTTGAAACAAAAAAAAGTATAACAGATGAAGTTATATATAATGTAAATGAGTGAAAGGTGTAATATATTCTTTCTTTCTCTGTGACACAAAAAGTACATATTTCAGAGTCTGTAAAGTTGTAACATGTGGCAAGTTGTGATCCACCTATTGAGTTTAATGAGTTTTTTCAACTCATATGAGATTTCTCCCTATAATTACCCTCTATATATATAGATGTCTCAACATTAATATTAATTGTTTTTTAATAGTGAGGTCATTTTAATCATTTTACACCAACTTAACTAGAAAAAtgaaccttcatccacctgaaggACTATCCGATAACAAGTTGTCAAACCACACGGAACACACATGTAATTTAGAgttattttgattttttagaattttttttaatgttttagatttttttgaatttttttgtttttttataatttttttagatttttttgaatttttttgatttttttagatttttttgaattgttttggtttttagaattttttttattgttacGATGTTTCGGGTCGTCGTTCTTCCTCATTCAATTTAGGTACACTTCAAGATCTATGCTAATTTAATCCATTTTTCAATCTTGCAACTCATTTTTATTCTTTGTGATATGGGAActcaacttttttttaaatagtggGGGAGATGAACTGCACATGTTccttttcaaatatatatattgtTACATTGTTTCATGCACGTTATTTTGGTTTTAGTTGAAATGTGCACATATATATAATGCTATTAtatctatatactatatataagcaTTTTCCATGTCTAAAGTTGTAATTTACATCCTATTTTTTAAGATGGCATGTGAAAAGGTAGTTAAAATCCCTAATTTTTTACCTTTTTCTTCCCATTATACCCCTCTTAACCTTCTTTCATCAATTCTAACCTATGATAAAACTGAAACCGTCTAAAATGATAATCACCTTCTTCAATGTGCAATTCAATTCATACCTTTAAGTCTTCAACCCCTCCGACTTCACTTAAATCAGCCTTCAATTCGGCAAACGAAGCAAATTGGACTTCAATTTATTCAATGGAGCATGCCTTCAATTCGATTTTGGTATTAAAGAAGTAATCTCATCACCCTGGTCTTTTTAATCCCATCCCCTGGTTGTTCATGCCATATTTTGACTTGAACTCGAACGAAACACAACAATAACCGGAATATCTGAAGCCACCAGCTATGGAGTCTGTGCTCTCCTTCTATTTGCCACCGTGTTTGATTCTTTTATCTCAACATCCCAACGCAGGTAACTCTAATTTCAAtcgttagggttttgattgatgatttgttgttttttttcTTGCTTTTTATAATAGATCTGGATTCTGGAAACTGCTGCTTCATGCTTACTACAATTAGTATTGACAGAGGTATAAATCGCGTTGCTTTCTCTGTCATCTTCTCTTATTTAGGTAAGAGAATGAACACAGTTCTTAAGCAGAGACCATGTTAAATCAATGATTTCTCTTTCATTTGATCGAGTTTCTAGGGGCAGTGTTATATACTTGTTACGGATTGGATGAGTTGTGAGCTTGACTTCAAAGAAACTTCTATATTTGTTATCGTTTGTGTCTAtgaagtgttcgatgaaatgcacCAATGGGCTTTCTATTAAAAATGTAAAATTATTTGAGTAATTTACTTTTGAAACAGGTTTACTAACAATGGATCTTCGTTTTGGCGATGTCATTGATGACGCGGCTCGATACTTTAAGGATGCATATAACAGAGTGAGTAatgaaaatttatttttaaatagtTTTAGTTAAGAGTTCATTAGACTAAATCTTGGCATTTTCTCTTGTTTAACCCAATATTTTGGAAGAACCTTGCACCATATAAGTTTGTTGAAGGCATGATTGACAGAACAATTGAGAAGCTATGGCCTAACAATCCAATGCTGGCATGCGATAGTTCCTGCCAAAGTAATTTAACCCTAATATTAAATGTGAACAACAATCTATGCAACTCAATCGTTTCTGCCTCAATGGCCTTGTCCGTTTATAGCAATCCACTGTCTTAATAAGTCGTCATTGAAATCAGGTAGAGCTATAACGGACACACAACGGAGATTCCATTTTCCGGTGTCGGTTTCATCATTACAAGAGCGGTAGGGTTGTTTTTGGAGAGTACAACCGTTACTCCGATTGTTTGGTTGTGATAGAAAATATTCAAGGGCGGACTAGAGTTCAGGATAGGTAACGAAGCTTGGTGTTTGGGGTCCGATCGGAGGTAATGTATGGCAAGAGTTGGTGAATTACCCACTGACGTTTTTTACTTTTCAAATTGCAGGAATCCAGTCGCACCATAGGTACATCTTCAATGATCAGTCCGGTTTCTGATCCCTCACGAAGCCCTTTGCTCAAACCGTGCACGTCGACGTCCACTCAGGACAAATAGACGGAAGGAAAATCAACTTAGTCGCCACCACCGTTGCCAAGGTATACGATTTTCAGTGTCTTTTAATAGGTTAATTGATTTCACTTAGTCGCCACCACTGCTACCATCACTTATATCATTCCCATTACTTTCCTTATATACACTACTTGTTTTGTTACTTTCATTAGTCACAAGACACACTAGATTGACCATTTTCAACACTCTTCTCCAACgtacttgaaaatacactaacttATGTGCTGGTGAAGGCTTGAAGCTTTCTTTCGCTtctataaaaatatgtatttgaACACAAACTGTTTTGTGGGGTTGGGCAACTATTTTCGCTTCTTGTTGTGTTTTGCTGCTTGTGACTAAACTATCTTCTGTTGTTGCATGGATCCACATTTGAGCATCGTTGGCAACTATTTACGAGCACAACTTTACGTTAAAACACGTATGAAGATTGTTAGCGAAATGAtaatgttgtcaaattttctAAATGGTTTACCATGGTAAATAGTCTCTGCATTGTAGACTAAAGATACGTGGCTAAGATCTTGGTTTTGATCTGGAATTTGTCGCTTTTGTGTGACTCATTCACAGGAAAACAAATGGTTTGTCATCGAGGAGGATTTAAGCAACTCGAAGTCTTGATATAATGGAAGCTGCAAGGGTTGGAGGAATGGGACGTGGAGGACAAAGCAAAGGACAACCTTAAAAATTAGACATCAGACGTTGCCATAAGTTAAAAAACAACCCTTGCAGAATACTAATAAAATCAAGGCACCTGGAGAGATTAAATTGACATACATGCACAATGACTCTCTAGACCAGATCACAAAGGAAATATCCAGACATTACTCTTACAACCAACCATTAGAAGTTAGTTCCCTTGCATGTGAGTATTCCTTTTCCTATAGTTGGAATTTGAATTTTTGTGATCTTATCTCACAGACTCACAGCCAACCATTAGAAGTTAGTTCCCTTGAATATGAGCTTGAAAATTATCTATGAATCAAGCTCAAGCTCCAGCCTTCAtaagttaaacgagctcgagcttggctcggctcgtttaccGAAAGTACCGGTACCAAAAAATGGGGAATggtggtaccggtaccgaatacaccgtcaccggttcggtaccgataccggtactTACCGGTGTTTTACCTGTAAATACCGGCACCGTATTGGCTATGGTGCCGAAAAACGGGGGAAATGTGAactggtaccgaatatacccagtatggttcggtaccggttcggtacccgTACTcgataccaaatgctcatccctacatCTATCCCACATAACATTAGTAAATattcaagaatttttttttttgtgaaccGACTCTTACAGTTGTATCGATGTAGATGACAAGTGAAGAAAATGGGAAACAAGTCACCTAGCATTATTACATATGAAGAAAAAGAATCCCGTTCGCCTGCTTTTTGAAATTATATTGTTTAAGTGGTCAGAGAAGAATAAAAGCATTTATTGTTCTGTTATTTTCAAATTGATATAACATAGATTGTTTTGGTATGGAATTATAGATTTGTTATTACTTAGTTTAGAATTTAGGAGTGTTATATGGAGTTATAGAATTGTTGGTACTTTGAGTTCTTACTTGATGTCATTAAATTTATTCATGGAGGTTGCAGATGTGAAACATTGCAGGGATCTAATGCATATCCACCTGCATTGCATATGCTCATTTATGAGGGTAAAATGCAAAAAGATGGAACCATCTTGGAAGAAAACAATAGTTTTATCATTATCATGTTATCCAACATAAAACTGAACTTTCAGTTTCACATTTTAAAATTGTGGTATTGAAGCTTTTAATTATCTTCAACTTGAAGCATTGTTTGAATTACTTCATTGCAATTGCAAAGGAATGCGATTTACACTATTAAACGGATAAACCATTTGTATAATTAAATCTGATATTTGTAATAGATTGTACAACGACGTCCCATGACATCCTCATTTCACTCCTAATTGTTTGATGCGTATCATGTTTTCGCCGCGTATTGTcgactccgccgcaacgcgcgggttccccACTAGTTATATTATGAAGGACAAGAATAGATTTAAGCAAAAATAGTAAAACACCACAATATCGATTCTTGGTTCTGGTAACTATTTGTAATTGTTAAAAGAtatgtattttatttttagtttttattcttttatctttctttttataaatctttatttcttatttatttaagCTTTTTATAAATGATTTAATGAGATTTTTCTTTTTTGTGTACACTAGTAATGGAAGATAAAAGTATGCAAGGACAAAGCTCCAAAAGACGTATGAATGCTTATGAAAAGAGTAGAATGTCAAGGATTCAATAGAATCAAAAAAAATTACAAGCTTTGGGATTGAAAAATATTGTTAAATC of Helianthus annuus cultivar XRQ/B chromosome 1, HanXRQr2.0-SUNRISE, whole genome shotgun sequence contains these proteins:
- the LOC110869455 gene encoding uncharacterized protein LOC110869455 isoform X4, yielding MESVLSFYLPPCLILLSQHPNADLDSGNCCFMLTTISIDRGINRVAFSVIFSYLGLLTMDLRFGDVIDDAARYFKDAYNRESSRTIGTSSMISPVSDPSRSPLLKPCTSTSTQDK
- the LOC110869455 gene encoding uncharacterized protein LOC110869455 isoform X1, with protein sequence MESVLSFYLPPCLILLSQHPNADLDSGNCCFMLTTISIDRGINRVAFSVIFSYLGLLTMDLRFGDVIDDAARYFKDAYNRNLAPYKFVEGMIDRTIEKLWPNNPMLACDSSCQSNLTLILNVNNNLCNSIVSASMALSVYSNPLS
- the LOC110869455 gene encoding uncharacterized protein LOC110869455 isoform X3; its protein translation is MESVLSFYLPPCLILLSQHPNADLDSGNCCFMLTTISIDRGLLTMDLRFGDVIDDAARYFKDAYNRNLAPYKFVEGMIDRTIEKLWPNNPMLACDSSCQSNLTLILNVNNNLCNSIVSASMALSVYSNPLS
- the LOC110869455 gene encoding ATP-citrate synthase beta chain protein 1 isoform X2, with the protein product MESVLSFYLPPCLILLSQHPNADLDSGNCCFMLTTISIDRGINRVAFSVIFSYLGLLTMDLRFGDVIDDAARYFKDAYNRNLAPYKFVEGMIDRTIEKLWPNNPMLACDSSCQSRAITDTQRRFHFPVSVSSLQER